In a single window of the Elaeis guineensis isolate ETL-2024a chromosome 6, EG11, whole genome shotgun sequence genome:
- the LOC105047418 gene encoding VQ motif-containing protein 4 — MENHHQNLQEREHPSSHPTSPNSTASSTSSKGVATTVTATIAAVVQVNPPPPILQPPTPKPIPRSIESNPYPTTFIQADTSSFKQVVQMLTGSAETAAKHASTAAASSNPPPPRNPIPPAAKATGPKKPAFKLYERRSSLKNLKMISPLIPAFLNSAPVSPASGAFSPRKQPEILSPSILDLHSLVLSPVTPLILDPFNRSPQTDSSTSPAISAEERAIAEKGFYLHPSPRNTPRDAEPPRLLPLFPVTSARISSASASSP, encoded by the coding sequence ATGGAAAACCACCACCAAAATCTCCAAGAAAGAGAGCACCCATCCTCCCACCCCACCTCCCCAAATTCTACAGCCAGCAGCACCAGCAGCAAAGGCGTAGCAACCACGGTTACAGCAACAATCGCAGCAGTAGTACAGGTTAATCCACCACCTCCAATTCTACAGCCTCCAACGCCCAAACCCATCCCCAGATCCATCGAATCCAACCCCTACCCCACCACCTTTATCCAGGCCGACACCTCCTCTTTCAAGCAGGTCGTCCAGATGCTCACCGGCTCCGCCGAGACCGCCGCCAAGCACGCCTCCACCGCCGCCGCCTCCTCCAACCCGCCGCCACCCAGGAACCCCATCCCGCCCGCCGCCAAGGCCACCGGCCCCAAGAAACCGGCTTTTAAGCTCTACGAACGCCGGAGCAGCCTCAAGAATCTCAAAATGATCAGCCCACTCATCCCCGCCTTCCTCAATTCCGCCCCCGTCTCCCCGGCCAGCGGCGCCTTCTCCCCCAGGAAGCAGCCGGAGATCCTCTCGCCGAGCATCCTGGATCTTCACTCCCTGGTCCTCAGCCCGGTCACGCCGCTGATACTGGATCCCTTCAACCGGTCGCCGCAGACGGACTCGTCGACGTCGCCGGCGATTTCAGCCGAGGAGCGGGCGATCGCCGAGAAGGGATTCTACTTGCACCCGTCCCCGAGGAATACGCCGAGGGACGCCGAGCCGCCCAGGCTGCTGCCGCTTTTCCCGGTGACGTCGGCCCGAATCTCCTCCGCCTCGGCTTCCTCTCCTTGA
- the LOC105047419 gene encoding uncharacterized protein yields the protein MAWLRGVLFGLQFLVLFLGSVPSPAECAYGGKLPPPSPSPSPPPNTLKPTHNVSVEGDVYCRCKLPGYVTPKDASPLPGVLVSFKHGRRSWSGKTDARGHFLVNAKFPSEEKDVKTSVAKYGKVYVVSTPLPACTVPEFLGHKGKGASVFYERDIVAGYDHVALFSAGVLDLGPANSKMCHT from the exons ATGGCTTGGTTGAGGGGAGTTCTGTTTGGgcttcagtttctggtgctttttCTGGGCTCTGTTCCTTCTCCTGCCGAGTGTGCTTACGGGGGAAAATTACCACCACCCTCGCCGTCACCATCCCCACCACCAAACACCCTAAAGCCGACGCACAACGTCTCAGTTGAAGGTGACGTCTACTGTAGGTGCAAGCTCCCGGGTTATGTTACGCCCAAGGATGCTTCGCCTCTTCCCG GTGTACTAGTTAGCTTCAAACATGGCAGGCGATCTTGGAGCGGGAAGACAGATGCCAGAGGACACTTCTTGGTCAATGCTAAATTTCCTTCGGAAGAAAAGGACGTGAAAACATCTGTGGCCAAGTACGGCAAGGTGTACGTGGTGTCGACCCCATTGCCGGCGTGCACCGTGCCGGAATTTCTTGGACACAAAGGGAAGGGAGCTTCTGTATTCTATGAAAGGGACATAGTGGCTGGGTACGACCATGTGGCACTCTTCTCTGCAGGCGTCTTGGACCTCGGCCCGGCCAACTCTAAGATGTGTCACACTTGA
- the LOC105047421 gene encoding dihydroorotase, mitochondrial, whose product MPAYCSIQFLTGLPGSSFILSRQPNLLPLRAASWKPIPLTSKGVKMELTVTRPDDWHLHLRDGDLLQAVVPHSASHFGRAIVMPNLKPPITTTAAAVAYRESILKALPPNNGFDPLMTLYLTDNTSPEEVKLARRSGVVFAVKLYPAGATTNSQDGVTDVFGKCLAVLEEMVEQSMPLLVHGEVTDPNVDTFDRERVFIETILAPLVQKLPRLKVVMEHITTMDAVRFIESCSEGQVAATVTPQHLFLNRNSLFQGGLQPHNYCLPVLKRETHRQAMVSAVTSGSRRYFLGTDSAPHERRRKECPCGCAGIYNAPVALSLYAKVFEEAGALDKLEAFTSFNGPDFYGLPRNTSKIVLRQSAWRVPESYTYASGEIVPLFAGQTLEWLPSNS is encoded by the exons ATGCCCGCTTACTGTTCGATCCAATTTCTCACAGGCCTACCGGGATCCTCCTTCATCCTCTCTCGCCAACCGAACCTCCTTCCCCTCCGTGCGGCTTCGTGGAAACCCATTCCACTGACATCAAAGGGAGTGAAGATGGAGCTTACTGTGACGAGGCCCGACGATTGGCACCTCCATCTTCGCGATGGCGACCTCCTACAAGCCGTCGTGCCTCATAG TGCGAGCCATTTTGGAAGGGCAATTGTGATGCCCAATTTGAAGCCTCCCATCACTACCACGGCCGCCGCTGTGGCTTACCGGGAGTCAATACTGAAGGCGTTGCCCCCAAACAATGGCTTCGATCCGTTGATGACTCTCTACCTGACTGATAACACGAGCCCGGAGGAGGTCAAGCTTGCCC GAAGGAGTGGAGTGGTTTTTGCTGTAAAACTGTACCCTGCTGGAGCAACAACCAATTCACAAGATGGGGTTACAGATGTTTTTGGAAAATGTTTAGCTGTCCTTGAGGAGATGGTAGAGCAAAGCATGCCTTTGCTG GTTCACGGGGAAGTTACAGATCCAAACGTTGACACATTTGACAGAGAAAGGGTGTTTATTGAAACAATTTTAGCACCACTGGTCCAGAAGCTTCCACGACTCAAAGTTGTAATGGAACATATCACCACTATGGATGCAGTCAGGTTCATTGAATCATGCAGTGAAG GCCAAGTTGCTGCAACTGTGACGCCACAGCATCTTTTTCTCAATAGAAATTCTTTGTTTCAAGGTGGACTACAGCCTCACAATTACTGCCTTCCAGTATTGAAAAGAGAGACTCACA GACAAGCTATGGTATCAGCTGTTACAAGTGGAAGCAGACGATATTTTCTTGGGACTGACAGTGCTCCCCACGAGAGACGAAGAAAAGAATGTCCCTGTGGATGTGCGGGCATATACAATGCTCCTGTTGCACTGTCACTTTACGCAAAAGTATTTGAAGAG GCTGGTGCACTTGACAAACTGGAGGCATTTACAAGCTTCAACGGCCCAGATTTCTATGGTCTTCCAAGAAACACATCAAAGATTGTATTGCGACAGAGTGCATGGAGAGTGCCAGAATCCTATACATACGCATCTGGTGAAATAGTACCCTTGTTTGCAGGACAGACTCTTGAATGGCTTCCATCGAACAGCTGA